The following proteins are encoded in a genomic region of Paenibacillus sp. FSL H3-0469:
- a CDS encoding YlbF family regulator, which produces MSQEEARLNEYGMQTHNTRDLIVREDIMGKAKDLAALISTSEEVRHFQQAEQKILNHERVQGLIATIKKKQKEIVAFESFKNQAMVEKIEREIEELQDEIDSIPVVNEFQQSQSDINYLLQMVISVIRDTVSDKINVEAGTEAPPSTCGD; this is translated from the coding sequence ATGAGCCAGGAAGAAGCACGACTGAATGAATATGGCATGCAGACCCACAATACCCGCGATTTAATTGTCCGGGAGGATATCATGGGCAAGGCGAAGGACTTGGCTGCACTCATCTCCACCAGTGAGGAGGTCCGTCATTTTCAGCAGGCCGAGCAGAAGATTCTGAATCACGAGCGTGTGCAGGGACTCATTGCTACGATTAAGAAGAAGCAGAAGGAGATCGTGGCATTCGAGAGCTTCAAGAATCAGGCCATGGTCGAGAAGATTGAACGTGAGATCGAAGAGCTGCAGGATGAGATCGACAGTATCCCGGTTGTGAACGAGTTCCAGCAGAGCCAGAGCGATATCAATTATCTGCTGCAGATGGTGATTTCAGTGATCAGGGATACCGTTTCGGATAAAATCAATGTGGAAGCAGGCACCGAGGCACCGCCCTCCACCTGCGGAGATTAA
- a CDS encoding NUDIX domain-containing protein, with the protein MVTENAEQAYNAKKYRTPDGVPADIVMFTLTKRERKTVTKTLPLRELKVMLVRRKKWPCAGMWALPGGFCQEDESIYDAATRELKEETGVDGGHLEYLGVYSQPGRDPRGWIISHAFFALVEEWMLEQRQASDDAGEVGLFTLQEALEELELAFDHHDIITDAYLRIQQQMLQTTIARQFLPRHFTLSELYQVIQTVVPEFKEPNFIRKITSTRSRQGILKEVSDEAGNPLSSNQYSQRPAQLYMFTDHEPLLSIYT; encoded by the coding sequence ATAGTGACTGAGAACGCGGAACAAGCCTATAACGCCAAGAAGTACCGCACTCCGGATGGCGTTCCGGCGGATATTGTCATGTTTACACTAACCAAGCGCGAGCGGAAGACCGTCACGAAGACACTGCCGCTGCGCGAACTGAAGGTGATGCTGGTCCGGCGCAAAAAATGGCCGTGTGCGGGCATGTGGGCCCTGCCGGGCGGCTTTTGCCAGGAGGATGAATCGATCTATGATGCTGCCACGCGCGAGCTGAAGGAAGAAACGGGCGTGGACGGCGGACATTTGGAATATCTCGGCGTCTACAGCCAGCCGGGCCGTGACCCGCGCGGCTGGATTATCAGCCACGCCTTCTTTGCGCTAGTGGAGGAGTGGATGCTGGAGCAACGGCAGGCTTCGGATGATGCAGGCGAGGTTGGCCTGTTCACCCTGCAGGAAGCGCTGGAGGAGCTGGAGCTGGCTTTTGACCACCATGATATTATTACCGATGCCTACCTGCGGATTCAGCAGCAGATGCTGCAGACGACGATTGCCCGGCAGTTCCTGCCGCGCCATTTCACGCTGAGCGAGCTGTACCAGGTGATCCAGACGGTGGTGCCGGAATTCAAAGAACCGAATTTTATCCGCAAAATTACGTCAACACGCAGCCGTCAGGGTATATTAAAAGAAGTGAGCGATGAAGCGGGGAACCCGCTCAGCTCCAATCAATACTCCCAGCGCCCGGCACAGCTCTATATGTTCACGGACCATGAGCCGTTATTATCCATTTATACGTAA